One bacterium genomic window, CGGACGCCAACGTCATCCGCGCGTCGGCGACGTAGGCTTCTGATCCCACCGGGCCGACGATGAATGGGTTGAGGTCGAGCTCGGTGATCTCGCGGTAGTCGGTGGCCAGCTGGCTGATGCGCTGGAGGGCGGCGGCGAGAGCGCCCAGATCGACGGGAGCCTGGCCGCGGGCGCCCTGGAGCAGGGCGTAGGAGCGGGTGGCCTTGAGCATCTCGAGGGCTTCGCCGGCGGTGATCGGGGCGAGGTGGAAGGTGACGTC contains:
- a CDS encoding CoA-binding protein yields the protein DVTFHLAPITAGEALEMLKATRSYALLQGARGQAPVDLGALAAALQRISQLATDYREITELDLNPFIVGPVGSEAYVADARMTLASE